The window GTCCATCGACGCGACCTTGAAAGACAAGTGCGACACGATGGAGCAGGCGTATCTCCGCCGCCTCGGCCAGTATCGCGTCTCGCCGTCGATCCCGCTCCAGCCGCCGCCCACTCCCGAGCCACTCGCGAACTGATCGCGGCGACCCGTTCGCCGGGTCGCGGCTATTCGCTGGCCACGACCGAGCGCACGCCCTTCAGGTTCGTCCTGAGCGGCGTGAAGTCCCACAGGAAAAAGCCGCCTCGCGGACGCGGCCCGATGCTTTTCTCGAGATCGAGCTGGCGCGAAATCATGCCGATCGAGCGTCCCTTCGAACTCAGGCGATCGATGTCGATGCCGGGATAAATCGGAATTCCCCGCGGATTGATCCCGGGATTCCGCCACCACCGGAGCAGCGCCGAGAAGCTCTGCGGCCCGCCGTCATCCCAATAAAGCTGCGGCGCGAGGTAATCGACCCAGCCCTGCTGCAACCACGCGACGGGGTCGGAATACAGCTCGTTGAGCTGATCGAGCCCGGCTTTCACATCCGAGGGCTGCCCCTTCGTGTAAATGCCGAACGGGCTGATGCCGAACACGCATCCTGGGCGCGAATGCGTGGCCGCGGCGAGGCGCTGCACCATGGTATTCACGTTGTGCCGGCGCCAGTCCGCCCGGCCGAGCTTGCCGCCCTTCGCCTGATAACGCGCGTAGGTCGCCGAGTCGGGGAAGCTGCCGCTGTAAGTCTCTGGATACGGGTAAAAGTAGTCGTCGAGATGGATGCCAGCCACCGGGTAGCGCCGCACGATGTCCCGCACGACGGCGACGACGTAGTCCTGCACCTCGGGCGAGCCCGGGTCGAGCCACAGCATCCGCTTCAGCCGACGAATGCCGCTGCCGAGATGATTCGCGACGTGCTTGCTCGCGCGACTGTCCGAGGCGTTCGTCGCGGCGCGGTAGGGGTTCAGCCACGCGTGGATGGCGATGCCGCGCTTGCGCCCCTCGGAGATGAAGAAGGCGAGCGGATCGTAGCCGGGCGAGCGTCCCTGCGTGCCGGTGAGGAACCGGCTCCACGGGTCGAAACTGGATTCGTAGAGCGCATCGCATTCCGGTCGCACCTGCACCATCAGCGCATTCAGCCGCGCC of the Chthoniobacterales bacterium genome contains:
- a CDS encoding family 10 glycosylhydrolase, producing the protein MLKRLCILAAILFSLTSAVHAEMRAAWVATVFNLNFPSRPGLSAEAQKAQIINILDVAQKARLNALMVQVRPECDALYESSFDPWSRFLTGTQGRSPGYDPLAFFISEGRKRGIAIHAWLNPYRAATNASDSRASKHVANHLGSGIRRLKRMLWLDPGSPEVQDYVVAVVRDIVRRYPVAGIHLDDYFYPYPETYSGSFPDSATYARYQAKGGKLGRADWRRHNVNTMVQRLAAATHSRPGCVFGISPFGIYTKGQPSDVKAGLDQLNELYSDPVAWLQQGWVDYLAPQLYWDDGGPQSFSALLRWWRNPGINPRGIPIYPGIDIDRLSSKGRSIGMISRQLDLEKSIGPRPRGGFFLWDFTPLRTNLKGVRSVVASE